The Acidiferrobacterales bacterium genome includes a window with the following:
- a CDS encoding NAD(P)H-hydrate dehydratase: MHPLPIHSTQQSIEIEDLVRRDYGISGYELMQRAGRGAFAKLRELWPQCRKIAVLCGSGNNGGDGYVFASEALDAGMDVEVRFTNEPKTTQARTAKEKFQDRGGKLAPDRLDSGCSEFDVVIDALLGIGLNKKITGRMADAVNVVNRTSKRVMSLDVPTGVDSDSGALVGPAVVAGATVTFISPKLGLFCLPASEHVGRLYIDTLDVPKDAYGKVGNVASLVDPNEFGPRIPIRKRAAYKNSVGQVLIIGGSESMEGAALMAAQAAYRSGAGLVSIATLGGGTSLVPLHSVEVRIHNVAETSDLERLIEIHDVIGIGPGLGLSDLARKSVEIVGKSDKRIVVDADGLTALAGTGLASDNWILTPHLGEAARLLGTTTDMIRTERLNTASKIVERYGGVCVLKGQNTVISTNEENWICMRGNPGMATAGMGDVLTGVICGIWGAGTNMAVAARAGVWIHAVAGDESAADQGQVGLMATDLLPGIRRAVNHVLDDA; this comes from the coding sequence GTGCATCCACTCCCTATCCATTCAACTCAGCAGTCGATAGAAATTGAGGATCTCGTAAGGCGGGATTACGGTATTTCTGGCTACGAACTGATGCAGCGCGCAGGCCGCGGAGCGTTCGCGAAGTTGCGGGAATTATGGCCGCAGTGCCGGAAAATCGCCGTCCTTTGCGGATCCGGCAATAACGGCGGAGACGGTTATGTTTTCGCATCCGAGGCACTCGACGCTGGAATGGATGTCGAGGTTCGCTTTACCAACGAACCGAAGACAACACAAGCACGTACGGCGAAAGAGAAGTTCCAAGATCGCGGGGGTAAACTTGCGCCTGACCGCCTTGACAGCGGATGTTCGGAGTTTGATGTTGTGATCGATGCGTTGCTTGGTATCGGATTGAACAAGAAAATTACCGGTCGGATGGCTGATGCGGTGAATGTGGTCAATCGAACTTCTAAACGGGTGATGTCGCTGGATGTTCCAACCGGGGTGGATTCGGATTCAGGCGCGCTGGTTGGTCCTGCGGTCGTCGCTGGCGCTACCGTGACATTCATTTCGCCCAAGTTGGGCTTGTTCTGTCTCCCGGCGAGCGAACACGTCGGTCGCCTGTACATCGATACTCTTGATGTACCGAAAGACGCGTATGGCAAGGTCGGAAACGTCGCAAGTCTGGTGGATCCGAACGAGTTTGGCCCCAGGATTCCAATTCGAAAGCGTGCTGCCTACAAAAACAGCGTCGGCCAGGTCTTGATCATCGGTGGGAGTGAGTCAATGGAAGGTGCCGCCTTGATGGCAGCACAGGCTGCCTATCGCTCCGGTGCCGGCTTGGTGTCAATTGCGACGTTGGGTGGCGGAACGTCTCTCGTCCCCCTGCACTCAGTGGAGGTCAGGATTCACAATGTTGCTGAAACGTCCGATCTGGAAAGGCTGATCGAAATTCACGACGTTATCGGCATTGGTCCCGGACTCGGACTGAGCGATTTGGCTCGCAAGAGTGTTGAGATTGTTGGAAAGTCGGACAAGAGGATTGTTGTGGATGCAGATGGGTTGACAGCACTTGCTGGAACCGGACTGGCAAGCGACAATTGGATACTGACCCCGCATCTTGGCGAGGCCGCCAGATTGCTGGGAACGACGACAGATATGATCAGAACAGAACGATTGAACACGGCATCCAAAATCGTCGAACGATACGGTGGAGTCTGTGTGCTCAAAGGCCAAAACACCGTCATCTCAACGAATGAGGAGAACTGGATTTGCATGCGAGGAAATCCCGGAATGGCGACCGCAGGAATGGGTGATGTGCTCACCGGTGTGATCTGCGGTATCTGGGGTGCAGGAACAAATATGGCAGTTGCAGCCAGGGCCGGCGTGTGGATACATGCAGTTGCAGGAGACGAGAGTGCGGCCGATCAGGGTCAGGTCGGGTTGATGGCAACCGATTTGTTGCCCGGAATCCGAAGAGCCGTCAACCATGTACTCGACGATGCTTGA
- the tsaE gene encoding tRNA (adenosine(37)-N6)-threonylcarbamoyltransferase complex ATPase subunit type 1 TsaE, producing the protein MYSTMLESGRSELDMQTQWIINSRRKVTDLSEYLAHNVRCGSCMYFEGDLGAGKTTLVRSVFRNLGITGAIPSPTFSIMETYTTPDGLELLHLDLYRIENPQELALIGLDEFTKDDWAWFIEWPQNGADIIPDADMRIGLRHAGDARIVEFPRESDGVLE; encoded by the coding sequence ATGTACTCGACGATGCTTGAATCGGGGCGTAGCGAGCTGGACATGCAGACACAATGGATTATCAACTCTCGGCGCAAAGTTACGGACCTGAGCGAATATCTGGCGCATAATGTTCGATGCGGTAGTTGCATGTATTTTGAAGGCGATCTCGGGGCTGGGAAAACGACGTTGGTCCGTTCGGTTTTTCGAAATTTGGGTATAACCGGAGCGATTCCGAGTCCGACATTCTCAATCATGGAGACATACACGACGCCTGACGGTCTGGAATTGCTGCACCTCGATCTTTATCGGATTGAGAATCCACAGGAACTGGCTCTGATTGGACTCGATGAGTTCACAAAGGATGATTGGGCGTGGTTTATCGAGTGGCCGCAAAACGGTGCTGACATCATTCCGGACGCGGACATGCGCATTGGCCTGCGTCACGCCGGGGACGCAAGAATTGTGGAATTTCCTCGTGAGTCAGATGGAGTGCTGGAGTGA
- a CDS encoding N-acetylmuramoyl-L-alanine amidase: MASKLDSVFIRLILLSCFAMPSSQLWAATVTDVRVWNSPERTRVVLDVSDSVFYNIFELDNPSRIVIDIAPGEFVGKVPAKSKLGPLISSFRVGGQEGTVRFVLDLNSKVSHEHFTLRPNDIYGDRLVVDISSPTQPKRIEPKQKVANKTDFLVVIDAGHGGEDPGAIGARKTYEKHLVLQISKKLKRFIDSQAGFRAELTRKGDYYIPLRRRTQIAEEKNADLFISIHADAFTRRSAHGVSVFALSTKGATSERARAIANKENSTDLLGGENLSGYDDAVVDVMAGLALDKQIERSLDIGAKVRLRLSSIARMHGNMVEQAGFVVLKAPQIPSILIEVGFISNPAEEKKLKTDAYQDRLIKGIGKAVVQFVRENSWTQDDWRTASN; this comes from the coding sequence ATGGCAAGCAAGTTGGATTCGGTATTCATTCGTCTGATCCTGCTGTCATGTTTTGCGATGCCATCGTCGCAGCTTTGGGCGGCAACCGTCACCGACGTCAGAGTCTGGAACTCGCCTGAACGAACCCGAGTTGTTCTTGACGTCAGTGACAGCGTCTTTTACAACATTTTTGAACTTGACAATCCCTCTCGTATCGTCATCGACATTGCACCGGGAGAGTTTGTCGGCAAAGTACCGGCCAAATCAAAACTTGGCCCCCTGATCAGCTCATTCAGGGTCGGTGGCCAGGAAGGTACTGTACGTTTCGTGCTGGATCTCAACTCTAAAGTCAGCCACGAGCACTTCACTTTGCGCCCAAATGACATTTACGGTGACAGGTTGGTTGTTGACATCAGTTCGCCGACGCAGCCGAAGCGAATTGAGCCGAAACAGAAAGTTGCCAACAAAACCGACTTTCTGGTCGTGATTGATGCAGGCCATGGCGGTGAGGACCCGGGTGCGATTGGCGCAAGAAAGACCTATGAAAAGCATCTTGTCCTGCAAATATCAAAGAAACTAAAGAGGTTTATTGACAGCCAGGCCGGATTTCGTGCTGAACTGACCAGAAAAGGGGACTACTATATTCCACTGCGCAGACGCACTCAGATCGCAGAAGAGAAAAATGCCGACCTGTTTATTTCGATCCACGCGGATGCATTCACCCGAAGAAGTGCACATGGTGTTTCAGTATTCGCACTGTCAACCAAAGGTGCAACCAGTGAACGTGCGAGGGCGATCGCGAACAAGGAAAATTCAACCGATTTGCTCGGCGGCGAGAATTTGTCCGGTTACGACGATGCTGTCGTCGATGTAATGGCCGGCCTCGCACTCGACAAGCAGATCGAACGCAGTCTTGATATTGGCGCAAAAGTCAGATTGCGACTCTCAAGCATCGCCAGGATGCATGGCAATATGGTCGAACAGGCCGGCTTTGTGGTGCTCAAGGCACCGCAGATTCCTTCCATTCTGATTGAGGTCGGATTCATCTCGAATCCTGCAGAGGAGAAGAAACTGAAAACCGATGCCTATCAGGACCGGCTGATCAAGGGTATCGGCAAAGCTGTTGTACAATTTGTCAGGGAAAACTCCTGGACTCAGGATGATTGGAGAACTGCCAGTAATTGA
- the mutL gene encoding DNA mismatch repair endonuclease MutL yields the protein MATTTQTPFRQVPPKSRIRVLDDNVINKIAAGEVVERPASVLKELIENSIDSGARNIEIQAHSGGTQSLLVRDDGCGIPHDEIELALSRHATSKLNQFDDIELIETMGFRGEALPSIASVARVNLSTRTAQDSHGWHVRCEGDGMLSRPQPIQHEVGTTVETMDLFFNVPARRKFLRAENTEYSHLDRLVRQMVLARTDIHFVFTHNKNRATRYQAVSDEDSMRTRLATVLGDDFGDTCIRVELTWDDMKISGWVSTPDQTRSQPDRQYLFVNGRSIQDRRIMHAVRQAYVDVLYDSSRFPLCVLYLEADPKSVDVNVHPTKSQVRFRRHNDVYRAVLRAVSGALRSERPGLRISTAASSQPHTHHSFPTPLQGSFPLRPDSDWTALSGGRPGIGHSSLSGTETATDADIPPLGFALAQLGGAYILAENEKGLVIVDMHASHERITYEQLKRDFENSQLKSQELIVPIIVMMTTQEADAAMNYSEALAHLGFDITISGENVVCIRSVPEFLGDTDAGQIVRDIIADLIEHDDSKRVEHIRNEILASISCHTAIRANHQLSIPQMNGLLRQMEATENSGYCSHGRPTWKQFSIDELDKLFYRGR from the coding sequence ATGGCTACCACTACACAAACCCCATTTCGTCAAGTGCCGCCTAAGTCGAGAATCAGAGTTCTTGACGACAATGTAATCAACAAGATCGCCGCCGGAGAGGTGGTGGAGCGTCCTGCTTCGGTACTGAAAGAGCTGATTGAGAACAGTATCGACTCCGGTGCCCGCAATATAGAGATACAAGCGCATTCCGGCGGCACCCAGAGCCTGCTGGTACGGGACGATGGCTGCGGAATCCCGCATGATGAGATAGAACTCGCCCTGTCCCGTCATGCCACCAGCAAGTTGAATCAATTCGATGACATTGAATTGATCGAGACTATGGGATTTCGCGGTGAGGCTCTGCCAAGCATCGCTTCGGTCGCCCGGGTCAACCTGTCAACCCGAACTGCTCAGGATAGTCATGGCTGGCACGTGCGTTGTGAGGGGGACGGTATGCTTTCGCGACCACAACCCATTCAGCACGAGGTTGGTACCACTGTAGAGACTATGGACCTGTTCTTCAATGTTCCGGCCCGAAGGAAATTTCTGAGAGCGGAAAACACAGAGTATTCTCATCTGGATCGGCTCGTAAGACAGATGGTTTTGGCGCGCACCGATATCCATTTCGTGTTCACCCACAACAAGAATCGTGCAACCCGATACCAGGCGGTCTCCGATGAGGACTCCATGCGCACACGTCTGGCAACGGTTTTGGGAGATGACTTCGGCGACACTTGCATCCGGGTGGAACTGACTTGGGACGATATGAAAATAAGCGGATGGGTGAGCACGCCTGATCAGACCCGCTCCCAGCCGGACCGTCAATACCTGTTCGTAAACGGCCGTAGCATCCAGGATCGCCGGATCATGCATGCTGTCCGGCAGGCATACGTGGACGTACTGTATGATTCATCGAGATTTCCTCTGTGTGTGCTGTATCTGGAGGCCGATCCGAAGTCAGTCGATGTCAATGTACATCCGACCAAGTCGCAGGTTCGTTTTCGCAGGCACAACGATGTCTATCGGGCAGTGCTTCGCGCTGTCAGCGGTGCTCTGAGAAGTGAGCGACCGGGTCTGCGCATATCAACGGCCGCATCATCGCAACCTCATACTCACCACTCCTTTCCAACTCCCTTGCAGGGATCATTCCCGCTGCGGCCCGACAGCGATTGGACTGCGTTGTCCGGCGGACGTCCGGGTATCGGGCATTCGTCCTTGTCCGGTACTGAAACTGCGACCGATGCGGACATTCCTCCGCTTGGTTTCGCGCTGGCTCAACTCGGTGGAGCCTACATACTTGCCGAGAACGAAAAGGGGCTGGTTATAGTTGATATGCATGCCTCGCACGAACGGATCACGTATGAACAACTGAAAAGAGACTTTGAGAATTCGCAACTGAAGTCTCAGGAATTGATTGTGCCGATCATCGTAATGATGACAACACAGGAAGCAGACGCTGCCATGAATTACAGCGAAGCGCTGGCCCATCTCGGATTCGACATAACCATTTCTGGTGAGAATGTTGTCTGCATACGTTCAGTGCCGGAATTTCTGGGCGACACCGACGCCGGGCAGATCGTGCGCGATATCATCGCGGATCTGATCGAACACGACGACTCCAAGCGGGTGGAGCACATTCGGAACGAGATCTTGGCCTCGATTTCCTGCCACACCGCGATTCGGGCGAATCATCAACTCAGCATTCCTCAGATGAACGGATTGTTGCGGCAGATGGAAGCGACGGAGAATTCCGGTTATTGCAGTCACGGTCGACCCACCTGGAAGCAGTTTTCCATCGACGAACTTGACAAGTTGTTCTATCGAGGACGCTAG
- the miaA gene encoding tRNA (adenosine(37)-N6)-dimethylallyltransferase MiaA: MGPTAVGKTGLAIDIASRMSVDVISVDAAQVYRSMDIGTSKPSADILARIPHRLVDICDPWERYSAGRFRTDALNCIQTAISQGRVPLFVGGTMFYFKALQDGLSDLPPRSEEYGDNIRKVASVHGWPHLHDELCMIDPDAAQRISPNDTQRIERLLQIYRLRGIRPSKLMQASQPTPLSFNILKVAVVPSDRQNLRTLIQDRFQDMLNRGFINEAHQLFRSPKFDRSLPSMRSVGYRQVWRYLEGEINKEELTESVVTATCNLAKRQLTWIRSMSDVFWVTHDLNCPTKSICNLYENISG, encoded by the coding sequence CTGGGACCGACGGCAGTCGGGAAAACCGGACTCGCCATTGACATCGCCTCAAGAATGTCGGTGGATGTCATCAGTGTTGACGCTGCGCAAGTGTATCGCAGTATGGATATCGGGACGTCAAAGCCATCGGCAGATATTCTCGCCCGCATACCACACAGGTTGGTCGATATTTGTGACCCGTGGGAGCGCTATTCGGCTGGGAGATTCCGTACCGATGCCCTGAACTGCATCCAAACTGCCATCTCACAGGGTCGCGTGCCCTTATTCGTTGGTGGAACCATGTTCTATTTCAAGGCGCTGCAAGACGGATTGTCTGACCTGCCGCCGCGATCCGAGGAGTACGGCGATAACATCAGGAAGGTTGCGAGTGTCCACGGATGGCCTCATCTGCATGACGAATTGTGCATGATTGATCCGGACGCAGCACAAAGGATTTCACCCAATGACACCCAGAGAATCGAGCGGTTGCTGCAGATATATCGGCTTAGGGGTATTCGGCCCAGTAAGTTGATGCAGGCCAGTCAGCCGACGCCGCTATCGTTCAACATCCTGAAAGTGGCGGTGGTCCCCAGTGACAGACAGAATCTGAGGACACTGATACAGGATCGATTCCAGGATATGCTGAATCGCGGGTTCATCAATGAGGCGCATCAGCTTTTCCGCTCACCGAAATTCGATCGTTCATTGCCGTCGATGCGCAGTGTCGGTTACAGGCAGGTCTGGCGGTATCTTGAAGGTGAAATAAACAAGGAAGAACTGACCGAAAGTGTCGTCACCGCAACGTGTAATCTCGCCAAGCGCCAGCTGACCTGGATTCGCAGCATGTCAGATGTATTCTGGGTGACTCATGATCTGAATTGCCCGACGAAATCCATTTGCAACTTGTACGAAAATATCTCAGGCTGA
- the hfq gene encoding RNA chaperone Hfq, translating to MKNHQKGSLLQEPFLNELRRQKVLVSIYLVNGIKLKGQIESFDRFVIQLKASVTQIVYKHAISTIVPDRPIQYESD from the coding sequence ATGAAGAATCATCAAAAGGGATCATTGTTGCAGGAACCATTCTTAAATGAGCTGCGAAGACAGAAAGTACTGGTATCGATTTACCTGGTCAATGGCATAAAACTCAAAGGACAGATCGAATCGTTTGATAGATTTGTCATTCAGTTGAAAGCGAGTGTTACTCAGATTGTCTACAAACACGCAATCTCAACGATTGTGCCGGACCGACCCATTCAGTATGAATCGGATTGA
- the hflX gene encoding GTPase HflX — MAKFQLGTERPESQNDEEFAVIVRQDSSPISVALDNLEEIQLLAEAAGAQVVGTVVSRRARPHSGLFVGKGKVDELHSLVASTSATIVIVDHAITPVQERNLENALQCRVIDRTRLILDIFARRASSREGKLQVELAQLKHLSTRLVRGWTHLERQKGGIGLRGPGETQLETDRRLIGRRIKTLTQRLEKIRTQRELRRKSRKKVPIATVALVGYTNAGKSSLFNRLCGASVVSRDMLFSTLDTTMRRLELPGFGPVILSDTVGFIRELPHGLISAFHATLEEVSSASILLHVVDASCNDADDRIENVEAVLSQIGADEVPRVLVYNKVDLTDHQIGRRKSVNDELGRVWLSSLTGQGIDALMGILVDHFCAKRLFGRIRIPVTAGKLRSYVYQHMEVLNESYGETGECVLDLEVSVSDADWLESNQEFKDEYWQVRPELHAKALQ; from the coding sequence GTGGCGAAGTTTCAGCTAGGCACCGAGCGACCAGAATCGCAGAACGACGAGGAATTCGCCGTCATTGTGCGGCAGGATTCCTCTCCGATCAGTGTTGCGTTGGATAATCTTGAAGAGATTCAACTGCTGGCTGAGGCAGCCGGTGCGCAGGTTGTCGGTACAGTTGTGTCGAGACGCGCCCGTCCGCACAGCGGCCTATTCGTGGGCAAAGGCAAAGTAGATGAACTGCATTCACTTGTAGCTTCGACATCAGCGACGATTGTGATCGTCGATCATGCAATCACACCGGTGCAGGAGAGAAATCTCGAAAACGCTCTGCAGTGCCGTGTGATTGATCGCACCCGACTCATTCTCGATATTTTTGCCCGAAGAGCCTCAAGTCGTGAAGGTAAACTCCAGGTCGAACTTGCACAGCTCAAGCACTTGTCGACCCGTTTGGTACGAGGTTGGACCCATCTGGAGCGGCAAAAAGGTGGTATCGGACTGCGGGGTCCGGGTGAGACTCAGCTCGAAACAGACCGCCGTTTGATCGGGCGTCGCATCAAGACCCTCACACAACGTTTGGAGAAAATCCGCACCCAGCGGGAACTGCGGCGAAAGAGCAGAAAGAAGGTACCCATTGCCACAGTGGCGCTCGTCGGCTATACCAACGCCGGCAAGTCCTCACTTTTCAATCGGCTTTGCGGTGCCTCTGTCGTTTCCAGAGACATGCTGTTTTCGACGCTTGATACGACCATGCGTCGTCTTGAACTGCCTGGATTCGGACCGGTAATTCTATCGGATACTGTGGGTTTTATCCGAGAATTGCCGCATGGCCTGATTTCGGCATTTCATGCGACGCTGGAGGAAGTGTCGAGTGCTTCAATCCTGTTGCATGTTGTTGATGCTTCGTGCAATGATGCCGATGATCGCATCGAAAATGTCGAAGCTGTTCTCAGTCAGATTGGCGCAGACGAGGTCCCCCGGGTCCTGGTCTATAACAAGGTGGATCTGACTGACCATCAAATTGGCCGTAGAAAGAGTGTAAACGATGAGTTGGGTCGCGTTTGGCTGTCGTCCCTGACCGGACAGGGCATCGACGCGTTGATGGGGATTCTGGTCGATCATTTTTGCGCCAAGCGCCTGTTCGGACGAATCCGAATACCCGTCACAGCAGGTAAATTACGTTCGTATGTGTATCAGCATATGGAGGTGCTGAACGAAAGCTACGGCGAAACTGGCGAATGTGTTCTGGACCTGGAGGTTTCTGTAAGTGATGCCGATTGGCTTGAATCAAATCAGGAGTTCAAGGACGAATACTGGCAGGTTCGCCCCGAACTTCATGCGAAGGCTCTTCAATAA
- the hflK gene encoding FtsH protease activity modulator HflK yields MPWDDSDPGNRKPKDRRGGRSEPPDLDEIVSDFRNSVSRLFGGLGKSGSGGSGDSSGDSHGTGTPARKPRGRQFIITLVAAIAFVVWVTSGLYVVEQGEQGVELRFGKYTQTTGAGLRWHMPMPIEEVLIVNVQKVNTVEVGYRVNEQNRQLNPVTREALMLTADENIIDIQFAVQYDIKDPKDLLFNVSDPLHLVVRQATESAVREIVGGNSMDFAITEGRAEIAQGTKVLLQEILDRYKTGVNIRAVEMQNAQPPAEVKAAFDDAVKAREDEERLKNEAEAYYNDVIPRARGQAARLLQEADAYKESIIARAEGEASRFEQIFEEYEKAPQITRVRLYLESLEQVLNNSTKLLIDQTNGNNIIYLPLDQIIQRQQDRDGNSSRSGSASNPGSTSNFVESSNRGTGRSGRIQG; encoded by the coding sequence ATGCCATGGGATGATTCAGACCCTGGAAACAGAAAACCTAAAGATCGGCGCGGCGGCCGTAGCGAGCCACCTGATCTTGATGAAATTGTGAGCGATTTTCGCAATTCAGTTTCACGTTTATTCGGCGGACTGGGCAAGAGTGGATCGGGCGGATCAGGAGATTCGTCCGGCGATTCACACGGAACCGGTACACCTGCCCGAAAACCGCGTGGCCGTCAATTCATCATTACGCTTGTTGCGGCCATTGCGTTTGTCGTATGGGTTACCAGCGGGCTATATGTCGTAGAGCAAGGCGAGCAGGGCGTGGAACTGCGATTCGGCAAATACACCCAGACCACAGGAGCCGGTCTTCGCTGGCACATGCCCATGCCGATTGAAGAAGTCCTGATTGTCAATGTCCAAAAAGTCAATACTGTTGAGGTCGGTTACAGAGTCAATGAACAGAACCGCCAGCTCAACCCGGTTACTCGTGAAGCACTCATGCTTACAGCCGATGAGAACATCATCGATATCCAGTTTGCGGTTCAGTACGACATCAAGGACCCGAAGGATCTGCTGTTCAACGTCAGTGATCCGTTGCACCTGGTCGTGAGACAGGCGACTGAGAGTGCCGTTCGGGAAATCGTCGGCGGAAATTCAATGGATTTTGCCATTACTGAGGGTCGGGCAGAAATTGCCCAGGGTACCAAGGTCTTGTTGCAGGAGATTCTGGATCGTTACAAGACTGGTGTCAATATCCGTGCTGTCGAGATGCAAAATGCGCAACCGCCTGCAGAAGTCAAGGCGGCGTTTGATGACGCAGTCAAGGCCCGTGAGGATGAGGAGCGTCTCAAGAACGAGGCGGAAGCCTATTACAATGATGTAATTCCGAGAGCCCGGGGGCAGGCTGCCCGCCTGCTCCAGGAAGCCGATGCATACAAGGAGAGCATCATCGCACGCGCAGAAGGTGAGGCATCCCGCTTTGAGCAGATTTTCGAGGAGTATGAGAAGGCTCCTCAGATTACGCGCGTCAGACTCTATCTCGAATCGCTCGAACAGGTACTGAACAATTCCACAAAACTGCTCATTGACCAGACGAATGGAAACAACATCATCTATCTGCCTCTCGATCAGATTATTCAGCGTCAACAGGATCGGGACGGCAATTCGAGCAGGAGCGGTAGTGCATCGAACCCAGGATCAACATCCAATTTCGTCGAATCTTCTAACCGCGGTACAGGCCGAAGCGGCCGTATCCAAGGATGA
- the hflC gene encoding protease modulator HflC, whose translation MSAKSIILGVVSIIVIVLAYETVYFVDEREKAIIFQFGRIVQSHDQPGLHFKKPFINSVQFFDARIQTMDADPELYLTGEKKNLVVDSFAKWRIRDVAKYYVTVGGLQSNARARLAQRVNDSLRQEFGKRQVQEVISGDRAEIMEFVRLAVDNEAAEFGVEVVDVRLKRVDLDPEVSERVYSRMEAERARVAKELRAKGAEAAERIRADADRQREITIANAYREAEKVRGEGDATATLTYANAFGRDTEFFKLYRSLNAYRTTFQSKNDFLILEPNSEFFQYFKGNIADSSTMAAQDATMTVTGQ comes from the coding sequence ATGTCGGCTAAGTCCATAATTTTAGGTGTTGTCTCGATCATCGTGATCGTGCTGGCCTACGAGACAGTTTATTTTGTCGATGAGCGCGAAAAAGCGATCATTTTTCAGTTCGGGCGAATTGTGCAATCCCACGATCAGCCTGGATTGCATTTCAAGAAACCGTTTATCAACAGTGTGCAATTCTTTGATGCACGTATTCAGACCATGGATGCTGACCCGGAACTTTATCTGACCGGAGAGAAGAAAAATCTGGTCGTGGATTCATTCGCCAAGTGGCGGATTCGCGATGTCGCCAAGTACTATGTGACAGTCGGTGGACTTCAGTCGAACGCTCGTGCACGACTTGCGCAGAGAGTGAATGACAGCCTGCGTCAGGAGTTTGGTAAACGGCAGGTTCAGGAAGTGATTTCCGGCGACCGCGCTGAGATCATGGAATTTGTGCGTCTTGCAGTAGACAACGAAGCTGCGGAGTTTGGAGTGGAAGTCGTTGACGTACGCCTGAAACGAGTCGACCTTGACCCGGAAGTCAGTGAACGTGTGTACAGCAGAATGGAAGCTGAACGTGCCAGAGTCGCCAAGGAATTGCGAGCGAAGGGCGCGGAAGCAGCCGAACGGATTCGGGCGGACGCCGACCGGCAACGCGAAATTACAATCGCTAATGCTTATCGTGAGGCGGAGAAAGTTCGCGGTGAGGGTGATGCGACAGCCACACTGACCTATGCGAATGCCTTTGGACGAGATACCGAATTTTTCAAACTATACAGAAGTCTGAATGCATACCGAACCACATTTCAGTCGAAAAATGATTTTCTGATTCTTGAACCGAACTCGGAATTCTTCCAGTACTTCAAGGGGAATATCGCAGATAGCAGTACGATGGCAGCGCAGGATGCGACCATGACCGTAACCGGTCAGTGA